The genomic window ACACTTTCGGATTTTGTTGTCTGTTCCGCACGAGAGGCGGCTGAAGAAGCCATCGCCAAGCATGAAATCATCCATCTGTCGGTTTCGGATCAGGAGCGTTTCGCCGATGCTCTATTAAATCCTCCGCCAGTGAGTGACGCGCTGCGTCGGGCAGCCGCTCGCCATGAAAACGTGATTGAACCGTCGTGACGGCACCCTACCGCGTTGAAATTCTGGGCAAACATTCGCGTGACGGATTCGACTGCGGGAACGAGGCTCTGAATGAGTACCTTTGCCGCCGCGCTAATCAGGACCAACGAAAACGTTTCGCGGTTTGCTATCTGTTGATCGAAGCGACGACAGACCAGATTGTGGGCTACTACACGCTATCGTCTGGCGGTGTCTCGCTTGCCGATCTGCCGCCGCAGCGGCAAAAGGGCTTGCCGCGATATCCGAGCGTCCCAATCGCCAGAATTGGTCGACTGGCAATCGCAAAGTCCGAGCAGGAGCGGGGACTCGGTGGAGTACTACTGTTCGACGCAATCAAGCGTGCATCCGCAAGCAGCATGGGAGTCTACGCGGTCCTGGTCGATGCAATCGACGAACAAGCGGTGCGGTTTTACCAACACCACAGTTTTGAGGTGCTCGAATCCAATCCGCGAATCTTGTTTCTTCCCATTGCCGATGGTCTCAAACGCATCACGAAGTCGTAACGCGTACGGGAATGAGAAATTTGTTCCGTGAGTTACACGATGATTTGGTCGCCAATCCACCGAAGTTAAGGGACATTCTCAACCCGGATGTCGACGGACAAGCGGATTTCGTCCACTGGATTGGCGAGGAGACAGCAGAATGAAACGCTTACTTCCATGTTTGCTCGCTGCTTTCGCTGCTCTCTTGTGCGCGTCCTGTGAGGAAAACAAGACTCCTCCCAGGGCTTTGCCGACAATTGACTACGTCACATCAGCTAAAGAACTCGTCAGTAGAGTTCCGTCCGACGTTGAAATTGTCTATCCGATCGGTCCCAAAAGTCCCGGAGCTCGAGGCGGATATGGTTTTATCGATTCCACTGGCCGTGTATTAATTGAGCCGATTTACAATCACGTCTCAGTGGGGCCAACTA from Roseimaritima ulvae includes these protein-coding regions:
- a CDS encoding type II toxin-antitoxin system TacA family antitoxin, whose translation is MASNEPKTARIDARMPESVHLLLVRAAELQGRTLSDFVVCSAREAAEEAIAKHEIIHLSVSDQERFADALLNPPPVSDALRRAAARHENVIEPS
- a CDS encoding GNAT family N-acetyltransferase, with the translated sequence MTAPYRVEILGKHSRDGFDCGNEALNEYLCRRANQDQRKRFAVCYLLIEATTDQIVGYYTLSSGGVSLADLPPQRQKGLPRYPSVPIARIGRLAIAKSEQERGLGGVLLFDAIKRASASSMGVYAVLVDAIDEQAVRFYQHHSFEVLESNPRILFLPIADGLKRITKS